Proteins found in one Paenibacillus borealis genomic segment:
- a CDS encoding ATP-binding protein, whose translation MIAIIHAVKDILLQISAACTFLFLFQWRLDQGHFTRRNRRFPDDQTFLIICCALGVTLCMALSTTMFGVVYLNLAILPAYIGILYGTFCSGAYLAMYFIFCTVLFSVPSGFDHLILNTGVLLYPLLFGMAKPFKSASLIQKVGMLWGTLFPSMLFIVIVPKMQGQSIFNTPPTDAILVGVYLLTAVILGGLFIVYIETAWDRLQVNERMKGISERFQWESEKLQQITNVVPLNIMSFDDNGYVTELNEYMLSLIQRHCPHLTREIILSQPADRVFGHSMDQEIYERLRGILLNRQRANTKIKYDSMTYHIFTAPLQHESGVPGGIVMIIQDLTEEEKIRSELDNVERLTLVGQMAAGITHEIRNPMAVVRGFLQLMREKSPDDLHSYYHIVMEELDRANSIINDFLSLAQSRVSDKEMVQLHLIMEELAPLIWADANLRGQSVELKLSPSLPLLRLNVREIKQLILNLARNGMEAMDAKGVLTLETCEHEDTAQLIITDTGSGIPQSQLKQLFAPFFTTKSQGTGLGLSLCLSIAEKHNGTIHVESEVGKGTSVIVTIPFEPKDESAEIQVYS comes from the coding sequence GTGATTGCGATTATTCATGCGGTTAAGGATATTTTATTGCAAATATCGGCTGCGTGCACCTTCCTGTTTCTGTTTCAGTGGCGGTTGGACCAGGGCCATTTCACACGCAGAAACCGCAGATTTCCGGATGACCAGACTTTTCTGATAATATGCTGTGCACTCGGGGTTACATTGTGTATGGCCTTGTCGACTACAATGTTCGGAGTAGTGTATCTGAATCTGGCTATCCTTCCGGCGTATATAGGGATCTTGTACGGGACTTTTTGTTCAGGGGCTTACCTGGCAATGTATTTCATCTTTTGCACTGTACTATTCTCGGTTCCCTCAGGATTTGATCATCTCATATTAAATACGGGGGTACTGCTGTATCCGCTGTTGTTTGGTATGGCCAAGCCCTTCAAGAGTGCCTCTTTAATCCAAAAAGTCGGCATGCTATGGGGTACTCTGTTTCCCAGTATGCTGTTTATTGTAATTGTACCTAAGATGCAGGGACAAAGCATCTTCAACACACCCCCCACGGATGCGATTCTGGTAGGGGTGTATTTATTAACGGCTGTTATTTTGGGCGGACTGTTTATTGTATATATTGAAACGGCCTGGGACAGGCTGCAGGTCAACGAACGGATGAAAGGTATCTCCGAGAGATTCCAGTGGGAATCGGAGAAGCTCCAGCAGATTACTAATGTGGTGCCTCTGAATATTATGTCATTTGATGACAATGGATATGTGACGGAGCTGAATGAATACATGCTCAGCCTGATTCAGCGTCATTGCCCCCATCTGACCAGAGAGATTATATTATCCCAGCCGGCAGACCGGGTCTTTGGCCATAGCATGGATCAGGAAATCTATGAACGCTTACGGGGGATCCTGCTGAACAGGCAGCGTGCCAATACCAAAATCAAGTATGATTCCATGACTTATCATATATTCACGGCGCCGTTACAGCATGAGTCCGGTGTTCCGGGCGGCATTGTCATGATTATACAGGATCTTACGGAAGAGGAGAAAATCCGCAGCGAGCTTGATAATGTCGAACGCCTGACGCTGGTCGGGCAGATGGCGGCCGGAATTACCCATGAAATCCGCAACCCGATGGCGGTAGTGCGCGGATTCCTGCAGCTGATGCGGGAAAAGAGCCCGGACGACCTGCACTCCTATTACCATATTGTAATGGAGGAGCTGGACCGGGCCAATAGTATCATCAATGACTTTCTATCGCTGGCCCAGAGCCGTGTATCGGACAAGGAAATGGTGCAGCTGCATCTGATTATGGAGGAGCTTGCCCCCTTAATCTGGGCGGATGCCAATCTTCGCGGCCAGAGCGTTGAGCTGAAGCTTAGTCCGTCGCTGCCGCTCCTGCGGCTGAATGTCAGGGAGATCAAGCAGCTGATTCTCAATCTGGCCCGTAACGGTATGGAGGCAATGGATGCCAAGGGGGTGTTAACGCTGGAGACCTGTGAGCATGAAGATACCGCACAGCTGATCATTACGGACACGGGAAGCGGTATCCCGCAGAGCCAGCTGAAGCAATTGTTCGCCCCGTTCTTCACAACCAAAAGCCAGGGCACAGGACTTGGACTGTCACTATGCCTGAGCATCGCCGAGAAGCATAACGGAACCATCCATGTGGAGTCCGAAGTGGGAAAAGGCACCTCGGTCATCGTTACAATTCCCTTTGAGCCAAAGGACGAATCCGCTGAGATTCAAGTCTATTCGTAA
- a CDS encoding BrxA/BrxB family bacilliredoxin, protein MSMSFNQYMKDSIQPMRDDLTSIGFQELLTPDEVEATLPAVKGTSLVVVNSVCGCAAGQCRPGVAQALQNEILPDHLFTVFAGQEKEATAKAREYFAPYPPSSPSIALMKDGELVHFIERHGVEDRSAAEIAAELKDVFNRLCQ, encoded by the coding sequence ATGTCCATGTCTTTTAATCAATATATGAAGGATTCCATTCAGCCTATGCGCGATGATCTGACAAGTATCGGGTTTCAGGAGCTGTTGACTCCGGATGAAGTTGAAGCAACTCTTCCAGCCGTTAAGGGAACTTCACTTGTGGTCGTTAACTCCGTTTGCGGTTGTGCCGCCGGCCAATGCCGTCCCGGTGTAGCCCAGGCGCTGCAGAACGAAATTCTCCCCGATCACCTGTTCACGGTGTTTGCCGGCCAGGAGAAGGAAGCTACAGCTAAGGCCCGCGAGTATTTCGCACCATACCCGCCATCTTCACCATCCATTGCCTTGATGAAGGACGGCGAGCTGGTTCATTTCATCGAACGTCACGGCGTTGAAGACCGTTCAGCTGCTGAAATTGCTGCTGAGCTGAAGGACGTTTTCAATCGTCTGTGCCAGTAA
- the nadE gene encoding ammonia-dependent NAD(+) synthetase, with product MGMQEEIIKALGVKPVIDTGAEIRKRVDFLKAYALQAGARGLLIAISGGVDSAVAAGLCKQATDELTAEEGKEYITLGVFQPYGEQEDIEHSYAVAKAFELTHTVETNIEEAVNEIALEVEHSLKSLGQHRHITHQGKGNVKARTRMVMQYALAFENNLLVVGTDHASEAITGFYTKWGDGAVDITPLSSLNKRQVRQLAAALGVPADIVTKAPTAGLWPGQTDETELGITYDDNSDYLEGKAVTSEVAGKLEAYYRRTGHKRDAIPGI from the coding sequence GTGGGTATGCAGGAAGAGATTATTAAGGCCTTGGGGGTCAAGCCTGTGATTGATACCGGGGCGGAAATACGCAAACGTGTGGATTTCCTGAAAGCGTATGCGCTGCAGGCGGGTGCCAGAGGGCTGCTGATTGCCATCAGCGGAGGCGTGGACAGTGCAGTGGCTGCGGGGCTATGCAAACAGGCCACGGACGAGCTGACTGCAGAAGAAGGCAAAGAGTATATTACACTGGGTGTATTCCAGCCTTACGGCGAGCAGGAGGATATTGAGCACAGTTATGCGGTGGCCAAGGCGTTTGAGCTGACACATACAGTGGAGACTAATATTGAAGAAGCTGTAAATGAGATTGCGCTGGAGGTGGAGCATAGCCTGAAGTCGCTGGGACAGCACCGCCATATCACCCATCAGGGCAAAGGAAATGTGAAGGCGAGAACACGGATGGTTATGCAGTATGCACTGGCCTTCGAGAACAATCTGCTGGTAGTAGGAACAGATCATGCCTCCGAAGCCATTACAGGCTTCTATACCAAGTGGGGCGATGGTGCGGTAGATATTACACCGCTGTCTTCGCTGAACAAACGCCAAGTGCGGCAATTGGCTGCAGCCTTAGGCGTGCCGGCCGATATCGTGACCAAAGCGCCGACAGCCGGCCTCTGGCCGGGACAGACGGATGAAACCGAGCTGGGGATCACCTACGATGACAACAGTGATTATCTGGAGGGCAAAGCGGTGACTTCCGAGGTCGCCGGGAAGCTTGAAGCCTACTACCGCAGAACGGGGCATAAACGGGACGCCATCCCTGGAATATAA
- a CDS encoding alpha/beta hydrolase family protein, protein MTRNFQLPAGEDSVLRCSHFPARDKAKSLIVIAHGYKGFKDWGMFPYAAAALSQEHEVITFNFSHAGIGEDLQNFTELEKFARNTYSREIKDMEILLSYLSQHHKFGSLPVFLLGHSRGGGDSLLYALDHPGEITGVISWNGITDLDLFTDEQKHEMKRSGRTHVLNGRTGQQMPLDAVIIEDLEQHAERYNLLERMTAASFPAVLIQGSQDSERLRRGSEQLTELRPDIRWVQIPGGNHTFGTVHPFEGATPQLEEAISASLEFINQILAG, encoded by the coding sequence ATGACCCGTAATTTCCAATTGCCCGCAGGAGAAGATTCTGTGCTTCGCTGCTCGCATTTCCCGGCCCGTGACAAGGCTAAGAGTCTGATTGTTATTGCCCACGGTTACAAGGGATTTAAGGACTGGGGGATGTTTCCTTATGCTGCGGCAGCCCTCAGCCAGGAGCATGAGGTCATTACCTTCAACTTCTCACATGCCGGAATCGGCGAAGATCTGCAGAATTTCACTGAACTTGAGAAGTTCGCCCGCAATACCTACAGCCGTGAGATCAAGGATATGGAGATCCTGCTCTCTTATCTCAGCCAGCACCACAAATTCGGCAGCCTGCCGGTATTCCTGCTGGGCCACAGCCGCGGCGGCGGAGACAGCCTGCTGTATGCGCTGGACCATCCGGGAGAGATCACCGGAGTGATCTCCTGGAACGGCATTACTGACCTCGATCTGTTCACGGATGAACAGAAGCACGAGATGAAGCGCAGCGGCCGGACCCATGTGCTTAATGGCCGGACCGGCCAGCAGATGCCGCTGGATGCCGTGATCATAGAAGACCTGGAACAGCATGCTGAACGCTATAACCTGCTGGAACGGATGACCGCAGCCAGCTTCCCGGCGGTTCTAATTCAGGGAAGCCAGGATAGTGAACGGCTGCGCCGGGGATCAGAGCAATTGACCGAACTCCGCCCGGATATCCGCTGGGTACAGATTCCCGGCGGCAACCACACCTTCGGGACCGTGCATCCGTTCGAAGGGGCTACCCCGCAGCTGGAGGAGGCAATATCCGCCTCCCTTGAGTTTATTAACCAAATCCTGGCCGGCTAA
- the acpS gene encoding holo-ACP synthase, whose protein sequence is MIYGIGNDVLEIRRIAALLSRGQASGFLQRILTERELELAAGRKGKAAEFAAGRFAAKEAVVKALGCGIGAKVGFQDIEILPDSQGKPVVSLSEAAWDRLLLPGSRPTIHLAITHSGDLASAFAVVERVN, encoded by the coding sequence GTGATTTACGGAATCGGAAATGATGTGCTGGAAATCCGCCGGATTGCGGCTCTGCTGTCAAGAGGACAGGCAAGCGGATTTCTGCAGCGCATTCTTACAGAACGTGAGCTTGAACTGGCCGCAGGGCGGAAGGGCAAGGCTGCGGAATTCGCTGCCGGGCGATTTGCCGCCAAGGAAGCAGTGGTGAAGGCGCTGGGCTGCGGGATCGGTGCAAAGGTGGGATTTCAGGATATTGAAATCCTGCCGGACAGCCAGGGTAAACCGGTTGTTTCACTGTCGGAGGCAGCCTGGGACCGGCTGCTCCTGCCGGGCAGCCGCCCTACCATCCATCTGGCTATTACGCACAGCGGGGATCTGGCTTCAGCCTTTGCTGTGGTGGAGCGGGTGAACTGA
- the mutY gene encoding A/G-specific adenine glycosylase: MTIDEQQEQEQQEAKLYFSRNLLEWYHGQKRDLPWRRHRNPYYIWISEIMLQQTRVDTVIPYFNRFIERFPTVESLADAPEEDVLKCWEGLGYYSRARNLQHAAKQVKDEYGGQVPDDRDAVFSLKGVGPYTAGAILSIAFNRPEPAVDGNVMRVLSRYFLIEDDIAKGPTRIKMERLAAELIPEGEASHFNQALMELGALICTPKSPRCLPCPVMEHCSARLAGCETSLPVKTKAKPPRPEERLAALIEGRGGHAGRVLIRQRPSSGLLARMWELPHWPAPPAEGGASAALLPETAAQDRLRRSLLQAGIFARPEGHWMAAEHTFSHIVWTLQVYRCREEEAPALPLAAEGRVPYGAASSPADPGSASASGLADPAAAADYAASSAAGTSPGVYNAGLTASVPADLFAEEPAPAERFADGGGNPEDAGAVRWINRGDMANYAFPNVFLKLLNAYFDEQEGKSDN; the protein is encoded by the coding sequence ATGACTATAGATGAACAGCAAGAGCAAGAGCAACAGGAAGCCAAGCTGTACTTCAGCCGTAATTTGCTGGAGTGGTACCATGGGCAGAAGCGGGATCTGCCGTGGCGGCGCCACCGCAATCCGTATTACATCTGGATTTCGGAGATTATGCTGCAGCAGACCAGAGTCGATACGGTTATTCCTTATTTCAACCGTTTCATCGAGCGGTTCCCTACGGTGGAATCGCTTGCCGATGCGCCGGAGGAAGATGTACTGAAATGCTGGGAGGGGCTTGGCTACTATTCACGCGCCCGGAATCTGCAGCATGCGGCGAAGCAGGTGAAGGATGAGTACGGCGGGCAGGTTCCCGATGACCGTGATGCTGTATTCAGTCTTAAGGGCGTGGGGCCATATACTGCAGGAGCGATTCTCAGCATTGCGTTCAACCGGCCGGAGCCCGCGGTAGACGGCAATGTAATGCGGGTGCTGTCCCGCTATTTCCTGATCGAGGATGATATTGCCAAAGGCCCTACCCGCATCAAAATGGAGCGCCTGGCGGCAGAGCTGATTCCCGAAGGGGAAGCCTCGCACTTCAATCAGGCGCTGATGGAGCTGGGAGCGCTGATCTGCACGCCGAAATCACCGCGCTGTCTTCCGTGCCCGGTGATGGAGCACTGCTCAGCGCGCCTCGCGGGCTGCGAGACCTCGCTGCCCGTCAAGACCAAGGCCAAGCCGCCGCGCCCGGAAGAGCGGCTGGCAGCCCTGATAGAGGGCCGCGGCGGGCACGCGGGCCGGGTGCTCATCCGGCAGCGGCCATCCAGCGGGCTCCTTGCCCGCATGTGGGAGCTGCCGCACTGGCCGGCGCCGCCTGCAGAGGGCGGCGCTTCCGCTGCGCTGCTGCCGGAGACGGCAGCGCAGGACCGGCTGCGCCGGTCCCTGCTTCAGGCCGGGATCTTCGCCCGGCCTGAGGGGCACTGGATGGCTGCGGAGCATACATTCAGCCATATTGTCTGGACCCTGCAGGTGTACCGCTGCAGGGAAGAAGAGGCCCCGGCCCTGCCGCTGGCTGCGGAAGGGCGGGTTCCATACGGCGCAGCCTCCAGCCCGGCTGATCCGGGCAGCGCCTCAGCCTCCGGCCTGGCTGATCCGGCTGCCGCTGCAGACTATGCCGCCTCCTCCGCCGCCGGCACCAGCCCCGGCGTGTACAACGCCGGGCTCACCGCGTCCGTTCCCGCCGATCTATTCGCGGAAGAGCCCGCCCCGGCGGAGCGGTTCGCGGACGGAGGCGGTAATCCCGAGGATGCCGGCGCAGTGCGCTGGATCAATCGCGGCGACATGGCTAACTATGCCTTCCCCAATGTATTCCTCAAGCTGCTCAACGCTTATTTTGATGAGCAGGAGGGGAAGTCCGATAACTGA
- a CDS encoding superoxide dismutase, translated as MAFQLPALPYPNNALEPHIDALTMEIHHDRHHNTYVTNLNAALEKAPELQDKSIDELLTDLNAVPEAIRTAVRNNGGGHANHTLFWEVIGPNGGGAPTGALAAAIDSELGGFDKFKEDFATAATTRFGSGWAWLVVKDGKLAVTSTPNQDNPISEGATPILGLDVWEHAYYLNYQNKRPDYIKAFWNVVNWEEVGKRYESAK; from the coding sequence ATGGCATTTCAATTACCGGCACTTCCTTATCCAAACAACGCTCTTGAACCACACATCGACGCTTTGACGATGGAGATTCATCATGACAGGCACCATAACACTTATGTGACGAACCTGAACGCCGCACTGGAAAAAGCACCTGAACTGCAAGACAAGAGCATCGATGAGCTGTTGACTGACCTGAACGCTGTACCGGAAGCTATCCGTACTGCTGTTCGCAACAACGGCGGCGGACATGCCAACCACACTTTGTTCTGGGAAGTTATCGGACCGAACGGCGGCGGCGCACCAACAGGCGCACTGGCTGCTGCAATCGACAGCGAACTGGGCGGATTTGATAAATTCAAAGAAGACTTCGCTACTGCAGCTACTACACGCTTCGGCAGCGGCTGGGCCTGGCTCGTCGTGAAAGACGGCAAGCTTGCTGTTACCAGCACACCTAACCAGGACAACCCGATCAGCGAAGGCGCAACACCAATCCTTGGCCTCGATGTATGGGAGCATGCTTACTACCTGAACTACCAGAACAAACGTCCTGACTACATCAAGGCGTTCTGGAATGTAGTGAACTGGGAAGAAGTCGGCAAACGTTACGAAAGCGCGAAATAA
- a CDS encoding GNAT family N-acetyltransferase, giving the protein MHVRSFQLSDVTPVTELLQTALSEECFESTIEPFSRQLSWDSDLIVVAEDEGEIIGALIGTIEKNHGCYFRIAVHPEYRRRGVGKSLVSAMEHRFQARKVSGIFVAVDEHNSFALPLYEAMGYGEDQIFKSVRKLSIVG; this is encoded by the coding sequence ATGCACGTTCGTTCCTTTCAATTAAGCGATGTTACTCCAGTGACTGAATTGCTGCAGACCGCATTATCGGAAGAATGTTTCGAGAGCACGATCGAGCCCTTCTCCAGGCAGCTTTCATGGGATTCAGATCTCATTGTAGTTGCAGAGGATGAAGGAGAAATCATCGGTGCACTGATTGGTACGATTGAGAAGAACCACGGCTGTTATTTCCGCATTGCCGTCCATCCTGAATACCGCCGCAGAGGAGTCGGCAAGAGTCTCGTATCGGCGATGGAACACAGATTCCAGGCGCGTAAGGTCAGTGGTATTTTTGTAGCAGTAGATGAACACAATTCCTTCGCACTGCCGCTGTATGAGGCCATGGGTTATGGTGAGGACCAGATCTTCAAATCGGTACGCAAGTTGAGCATTGTCGGGTAA
- the lepB gene encoding signal peptidase I has product MNRELEEVFMRSRKQRYRSVTHNKSKLESRRIWLRDMREWIITAGIVFAIMSLLNIFVFNVSTVIGQSMQPTLYEGEKLIINKIALSFGNPGRGDIVVLHDPSNGPDRKEYLVKRIIGIPGDIVEVRDQQLYVNGKVVDEPYIDTAIEDPDFSEMTVQEGTYFVMGDNRHAGASKDSRYFGAVAQESIVGKASLIWWPVAKMRVL; this is encoded by the coding sequence ATGAACCGGGAGCTTGAAGAAGTATTCATGCGGAGCCGCAAGCAAAGATACAGATCCGTCACCCATAACAAGTCCAAACTGGAATCAAGAAGAATTTGGCTTAGGGATATGCGGGAGTGGATCATCACCGCGGGGATCGTATTCGCAATAATGTCACTGCTTAATATTTTTGTGTTCAATGTATCTACTGTAATAGGCCAATCCATGCAGCCTACCCTCTATGAGGGGGAGAAGCTGATTATTAATAAGATTGCACTGAGCTTCGGGAATCCGGGCCGGGGTGATATTGTTGTTCTGCATGACCCCAGTAACGGACCGGACCGTAAGGAGTATCTGGTTAAGCGGATTATAGGTATTCCCGGTGATATAGTGGAAGTTCGGGACCAGCAGCTCTACGTCAATGGTAAGGTAGTGGATGAGCCCTATATCGATACGGCAATTGAAGATCCGGATTTCAGCGAAATGACTGTGCAGGAAGGCACCTACTTTGTGATGGGGGATAACCGCCATGCCGGGGCCAGCAAGGACAGCCGTTATTTCGGCGCTGTTGCACAGGAGAGCATTGTGGGGAAGGCATCCCTGATCTGGTGGCCTGTAGCTAAGATGAGAGTTTTGTAA
- a CDS encoding YneF family protein: MNIALPIITLVVGLIGGFFIGVYYLRRQMTTMQNDPEMLQKVAKQMGYNLNGKQMQRAQQMMKNGNQPGRAPAAAKGQARKKK, encoded by the coding sequence ATGAATATTGCATTGCCTATTATTACGCTTGTTGTAGGTCTGATTGGCGGATTCTTTATCGGTGTGTACTATCTGCGCAGACAAATGACAACGATGCAGAATGATCCCGAAATGCTGCAGAAGGTTGCTAAGCAAATGGGATATAACCTGAACGGAAAGCAGATGCAGCGTGCCCAGCAGATGATGAAGAACGGCAATCAGCCGGGGCGTGCTCCAGCGGCAGCCAAAGGACAGGCCCGCAAGAAGAAATAA